A stretch of Sinimarinibacterium sp. NLF-5-8 DNA encodes these proteins:
- a CDS encoding VirB3 family type IV secretion system protein, whose product MSAANEATPGFAPGFEIPLHRSLTEPILLGGAPRTVAIANGTLAAAVGLGLQLWIPGLVLWIVGHSLAVWGARLDPQFMQVFARHIKHKPLLDV is encoded by the coding sequence ATGAGCGCCGCCAACGAAGCAACGCCGGGCTTTGCGCCCGGCTTCGAGATTCCGCTGCATCGCTCGCTGACCGAGCCGATCCTGCTGGGCGGCGCGCCGCGCACGGTCGCCATCGCCAACGGCACCCTGGCCGCCGCCGTCGGGCTGGGCCTGCAACTGTGGATTCCGGGCCTGGTGTTGTGGATCGTCGGCCATTCGCTGGCGGTCTGGGGCGCGCGCCTCGACCCGCAGTTCATGCAGGTCTTCGCCCGGCACATCAAGCACAAGCCGCTGCTGGACGTGTAG
- a CDS encoding TrbC/VirB2 family protein, translated as MTPSHALRVSDNPPFRLARLRSLAEPAQQGLLLALVFLLMAGTAHAAGSSMPWEGPLQAILESIQGPVARIVAVIIIIATGLALAFGDTSGGFRKLIQIVFGLSIAFAASSFFLSFFSFSGGAVV; from the coding sequence ATGACGCCTTCTCATGCTTTGCGCGTTTCTGACAATCCGCCTTTCCGTCTTGCCCGCCTGCGCAGCCTGGCCGAGCCGGCGCAACAGGGGCTGCTGCTGGCGCTCGTGTTCCTGCTGATGGCCGGCACGGCGCACGCGGCCGGTTCCTCGATGCCCTGGGAAGGGCCGCTGCAAGCCATCCTCGAATCCATCCAGGGGCCGGTGGCGCGCATCGTCGCGGTGATCATCATCATCGCCACGGGCCTGGCGCTGGCCTTTGGCGACACGTCCGGAGGCTTCCGCAAGCTGATCCAGATCGTGTTCGGGCTGAGCATCGCCTTCGCCGCGTCCTCGTTCTTCCTGTCGTTCTTCAGCTTCTCCGGCGGGGCCGTCGTATGA
- the trbB gene encoding P-type conjugative transfer ATPase TrbB, translating to MSAVPQTSTAASLDRRIQMLRTAMGPVIAAALEDPDVVEIMLNPDRTLWVDRLSSGRAPLGVELSEADGERIIRLVAAHVGAEVHRGQPLLSAELPETGERFEGVLPPVAPGPAFALRKRAINVISLDRYVADGILTTAQAEFLRRATRERQNILIAGGTSTGKTTLANALLAEIATTGDRILVLEDTVELQCVARDHVPLRTHSNVASMRDLARATMRLRPDRVVVGEVRGGEALDLVKLWGTDHPGGIATIHAGSAQGALLRLEQLILEVAANAPRALIADAINVVVRIAGRGRNRHVESITRVVGFDATGYQLADALETPFPELSPAASPSPDPTGELT from the coding sequence ATGAGCGCCGTTCCACAGACATCCACCGCAGCCTCTCTGGATCGCCGCATCCAGATGCTGCGCACGGCGATGGGGCCGGTGATCGCCGCCGCGCTCGAAGACCCGGACGTGGTGGAGATCATGCTCAACCCCGACCGGACGCTATGGGTGGATCGCCTGTCGTCCGGCCGCGCGCCCCTGGGCGTGGAACTGTCCGAGGCCGATGGCGAACGCATCATCCGGCTGGTGGCCGCCCATGTCGGGGCGGAAGTGCATCGCGGCCAGCCGCTGCTGTCCGCCGAACTGCCCGAGACGGGCGAGCGGTTCGAGGGCGTCCTGCCGCCGGTGGCGCCGGGGCCGGCCTTCGCGCTGCGCAAGCGCGCCATCAACGTCATCAGCCTGGATCGCTATGTGGCCGACGGCATCCTGACCACGGCGCAGGCCGAGTTCCTGCGCCGCGCCACGCGCGAACGGCAGAACATCCTGATCGCGGGCGGCACCAGCACCGGCAAGACGACGCTGGCCAATGCGCTGCTGGCCGAAATCGCCACCACGGGCGACCGCATTCTGGTGCTCGAAGACACGGTGGAGCTGCAATGCGTGGCCCGCGACCATGTGCCGCTGCGCACGCACAGCAACGTGGCCTCCATGCGGGATTTGGCGCGGGCCACGATGCGGCTGCGCCCCGACCGCGTGGTAGTCGGCGAGGTGCGTGGCGGCGAGGCACTGGATCTCGTCAAGCTGTGGGGCACCGACCATCCGGGCGGCATCGCCACCATCCACGCCGGTTCCGCGCAAGGCGCGCTGCTGCGCCTGGAGCAACTGATTCTCGAAGTCGCCGCGAACGCGCCGCGTGCGTTGATCGCCGACGCCATCAACGTCGTGGTGCGCATCGCCGGGCGTGGCCGCAATCGCCACGTCGAAAGCATCACCCGTGTCGTCGGCTTCGACGCCACGGGCTACCAACTGGCGGACGCGCTGGAAACGCCGTTTCCCGAGCTGTCGCCGGCTGCCTCCCCGTCCCCTGACCCCACTGGAGAACTGACATGA
- a CDS encoding ribbon-helix-helix protein, CopG family produces the protein MSRYRLNLFIHPEHAKRLDELAAKKGVSKSSIVAAALASWLSPDAADQREAAIAKRLDRLSRQFEKLERDQNIEIETLALFVRYFLTVSPPVPEAHQDAARAQGKARFEQFVEQLGRHLLRGRSLVRDVVEELHPQDHEFGVRMEDAVALAEARERAS, from the coding sequence ATGAGTCGATACCGCCTGAACCTCTTTATCCACCCCGAGCACGCCAAGCGCCTGGACGAGCTGGCCGCCAAGAAAGGCGTCTCGAAATCCAGCATCGTCGCGGCGGCGCTGGCGTCCTGGCTGTCGCCGGACGCGGCCGACCAGCGCGAGGCCGCCATCGCCAAGCGCCTCGATCGTCTGTCGCGCCAGTTCGAGAAGCTGGAGCGTGACCAGAACATCGAGATCGAGACGCTGGCGCTGTTCGTGCGCTACTTCCTGACCGTCAGCCCGCCGGTGCCCGAAGCGCATCAGGACGCCGCCCGCGCCCAGGGCAAGGCGCGTTTCGAGCAGTTCGTCGAACAGCTCGGCCGCCACTTGCTGCGCGGCCGCAGCCTGGTGCGTGACGTGGTGGAGGAACTGCACCCCCAGGATCATGAGTTCGGGGTGCGCATGGAGGATGCGGTGGCACTGGCCGAGGCGCGGGAGCGTGCCTCATGA
- a CDS encoding conjugal transfer protein TraG: MQGTNVLFGQIAVVFGIVIAGVWSATQWTAAALGYQLRLGSPWFDFFGTPVYHPWKLFEWWFFFGAYAPEVFDIGGAIAGGSGLVAVLVAIGMSIWRSRQARRVTTYGSARWADTGDIHKAGLTQPVGVFLGQHERQYLRHEGPEHVLAFAPTRSGKGVGLVVPTLLSWPASAVIHDIKGENWQITAGWRSRFSHCLLFNPTDAQSAGYNPLLEVRRGAHEVRDVQNIADILVDPEGALERRNHWEKTSHALLVGAILHVLYAGEDKTLRGVANFLSDPACPFELTLHRMMTTRHLGNAPHPVVASAAREVLNKADNERSGVLSTAMSFLGLYRDPTVAEVTSRCDWRIADLIAAEHPVSLYLVVPPSDISRTKPLIRLILNQIGRRLTESLDGSDGIERRHKLLLMLDEFPALGRLDFFETALAFMAGYGIRSFLIAQSLNQIDKAYGQNHSILDNCHVRVTFATNDERTAKRISETLGTATELRAQRNYAGHRLAPWLGHLMVSRQETARPLLTPGEVMQLPPDEAVVMVSSVAPIKARKLRYYLDANFKQRVLPAPVLAAGRYADAPPARTDDWSELAIPAVPATSAAASADGLGGTDDGGPRRQPELPETVAYSPEPEHPVSDLSLLDDDDLPPVLPGQLDPAMQRVARLASLNPDDGIQL; encoded by the coding sequence ATGCAAGGGACGAACGTGCTGTTCGGGCAGATCGCCGTTGTATTCGGCATCGTGATTGCCGGTGTGTGGAGCGCCACACAATGGACAGCCGCCGCCCTGGGCTATCAGCTACGCCTTGGCTCGCCCTGGTTCGACTTCTTCGGCACGCCGGTCTATCACCCCTGGAAACTGTTCGAGTGGTGGTTCTTCTTCGGCGCCTATGCGCCGGAGGTCTTCGACATCGGCGGCGCCATCGCGGGCGGCAGCGGTCTTGTCGCCGTGCTGGTCGCCATCGGCATGTCCATCTGGCGTTCACGCCAGGCGCGCAGAGTCACGACCTACGGTTCGGCCCGCTGGGCCGATACCGGTGACATCCACAAGGCCGGACTGACCCAGCCCGTCGGTGTCTTTCTCGGCCAGCATGAGCGGCAGTACCTGCGCCACGAAGGCCCGGAGCACGTCCTGGCCTTCGCGCCCACGCGCTCGGGCAAGGGTGTCGGCCTGGTGGTGCCCACCTTGTTGAGCTGGCCCGCATCGGCTGTCATCCACGACATCAAGGGCGAGAACTGGCAGATCACCGCCGGCTGGCGCTCGCGGTTCAGCCACTGCCTGCTGTTCAACCCGACCGATGCGCAGTCGGCTGGCTACAACCCGCTGCTGGAAGTGCGGCGCGGCGCGCATGAAGTGCGCGACGTGCAGAACATCGCGGACATTCTGGTCGATCCCGAAGGCGCGCTGGAACGGCGCAATCACTGGGAGAAGACCAGCCACGCGTTGCTGGTCGGCGCCATCCTGCATGTGCTCTACGCCGGCGAGGACAAGACGCTGCGCGGCGTCGCCAATTTCCTGTCCGACCCGGCGTGCCCGTTCGAGCTGACCCTGCATCGGATGATGACGACGCGGCACCTAGGCAATGCGCCGCATCCGGTGGTGGCATCCGCCGCGCGTGAAGTGCTCAACAAGGCAGACAACGAGCGCTCGGGTGTGCTCTCCACCGCCATGTCGTTCCTGGGCCTGTACCGCGACCCCACGGTGGCGGAAGTCACGTCACGCTGCGACTGGCGCATCGCTGATCTGATCGCCGCAGAACATCCAGTCTCGCTGTATCTGGTGGTGCCGCCTTCGGACATCAGCCGCACCAAGCCGCTGATCCGGCTGATCCTCAACCAGATCGGACGACGGCTCACGGAATCGCTCGATGGCTCCGACGGCATCGAGCGTCGCCACAAGCTGCTGCTGATGCTCGACGAGTTCCCGGCGCTGGGGCGCCTGGATTTCTTCGAGACGGCGTTGGCCTTCATGGCGGGCTACGGCATCCGCAGCTTCCTGATCGCGCAGTCCCTCAATCAGATCGACAAAGCCTACGGCCAGAACCATTCGATTCTGGACAACTGCCATGTGCGGGTGACGTTCGCCACCAACGACGAACGCACCGCCAAGCGCATCTCCGAGACGCTGGGCACGGCCACCGAACTTCGCGCGCAGCGCAACTACGCCGGCCATCGGCTCGCGCCCTGGCTCGGGCACCTGATGGTGTCGCGCCAGGAAACGGCGCGGCCACTGCTGACGCCCGGCGAAGTGATGCAGCTTCCGCCCGATGAAGCCGTGGTGATGGTCTCCAGCGTGGCGCCGATCAAGGCCAGGAAGCTGCGCTACTACCTTGACGCCAATTTCAAGCAGCGTGTGCTGCCGGCGCCCGTGCTCGCGGCCGGACGCTACGCCGATGCGCCGCCGGCCCGCACTGACGACTGGAGCGAGTTGGCGATTCCGGCTGTGCCCGCCACATCGGCTGCGGCATCCGCCGATGGCCTGGGCGGCACGGATGACGGCGGTCCGCGCCGCCAGCCCGAATTGCCCGAGACCGTCGCCTACAGCCCTGAGCCGGAACACCCGGTCAGCGACTTGTCGCTGCTCGATGACGACGACCTGCCGCCGGTTCTTCCCGGCCAGCTCGACCCTGCCATGCAGCGCGTCGCACGGCTGGCTTCCCTCAATCCCGATGACGGAATCCAGCTATGA
- a CDS encoding EexN family lipoprotein, protein MKQLIPLLLVAALAACGQSEAPRQEAPNQADVPTVEELAADPERLRELREQCKTDRPRLGDVLCNRVAEATNRRFFGDGNVPYTPPETPPSF, encoded by the coding sequence ATGAAACAACTCATTCCGCTACTGTTGGTCGCGGCGCTGGCCGCCTGCGGCCAATCGGAGGCACCGAGGCAGGAGGCACCCAACCAGGCCGACGTGCCGACCGTGGAGGAACTGGCCGCCGATCCCGAGCGATTGAGGGAGCTGCGTGAGCAGTGCAAGACCGACCGGCCACGACTGGGCGACGTACTGTGCAACCGCGTGGCCGAGGCGACGAATCGGCGCTTCTTCGGTGACGGCAACGTGCCCTATACGCCGCCGGAGACGCCACCGTCGTTCTGA
- a CDS encoding LysR family transcriptional regulator, with protein MELRHLRCFVAVAEELHFARAAERLHIEQSPLSRTIKELEEDLGEQLFVRTSRSTRLTRAGKLFLEHVPRIFTALEQARDSVKAAANGFHGQLRIALSDGITPSRLPTLLALCRQEEPEVEIRLFEVPLSQQIKGLHDDLYDVGFAQSDEVGDGIAVEPIWSDPLMVAVPARHPLLKHKRIPLDEVLRYPLVLCDPQVCEGHARQVERVLRRAEQEPMIAERVASCDLMMALVSAGFALGLAGAPHIVSSRESGVVARPLAGRSPMLTTYLLHREAETSEVLARFIERVQAIESAKGVKPVLPPEPDQEEIEP; from the coding sequence ATGGAGCTGCGCCATCTTCGGTGCTTCGTCGCCGTCGCCGAAGAACTCCACTTCGCGCGCGCCGCCGAGCGGCTGCACATCGAGCAGTCGCCGCTGTCGCGCACCATCAAAGAACTGGAAGAAGACTTGGGCGAGCAGTTGTTCGTCCGTACCAGCCGCAGCACGCGGCTGACGCGGGCAGGCAAGCTGTTTCTGGAGCACGTCCCACGAATCTTCACCGCACTGGAACAGGCCCGCGACAGCGTTAAGGCGGCAGCAAACGGTTTTCACGGCCAGTTGCGCATCGCGCTGTCCGATGGCATCACGCCTTCGCGCCTGCCGACCTTGCTGGCGCTGTGCCGGCAGGAGGAGCCCGAGGTCGAAATCCGTCTGTTCGAGGTGCCCCTGTCGCAGCAGATCAAGGGGCTGCATGACGATCTGTACGATGTGGGATTCGCCCAGTCAGACGAGGTAGGCGACGGTATCGCTGTCGAGCCGATCTGGAGCGATCCGCTCATGGTTGCTGTTCCCGCACGGCACCCATTGCTCAAGCACAAACGCATCCCGCTGGATGAAGTGCTGCGCTATCCGCTGGTGCTGTGCGACCCACAGGTCTGCGAAGGTCATGCCCGCCAGGTCGAGCGGGTGTTACGGCGAGCGGAACAGGAACCCATGATCGCCGAGCGCGTGGCTTCCTGCGATCTGATGATGGCGCTGGTGTCGGCGGGTTTCGCCCTCGGCCTGGCTGGCGCGCCGCATATCGTTTCCAGCCGCGAATCCGGTGTGGTGGCCCGGCCACTGGCGGGACGTTCGCCGATGCTGACGACGTATCTGCTGCATCGGGAAGCGGAGACATCGGAAGTCCTGGCCCGTTTTATCGAGCGGGTGCAAGCCATCGAATCGGCCAAAGGCGTCAAACCTGTGCTGCCGCCCGAACCTGACCAGGAGGAAATCGAGCCATGA
- a CDS encoding TetR/AcrR family transcriptional regulator: MSGHSKHLPADERRAATVEAVVDLAAEQNPSDITTTAIAQRMGLTQGALFRHFPTKDAILQAVMSWVTERLLARVDKAAEGTTSPVAALEAVFMTHIDFVSEHPGVPRMLFGELQRPGETLPKRMVQTLIQHYGERLHRLLEAGKAQGELDAGLDVDAAAVLFIGTIQGLVMQSLLAGKVCRIRRDAPAVFAIYRRGIESNT, from the coding sequence ATGAGTGGACACTCCAAGCATCTACCGGCCGATGAGCGGCGCGCGGCCACAGTCGAGGCGGTGGTCGACTTGGCCGCCGAGCAGAACCCCAGCGACATCACGACCACAGCCATCGCACAGCGTATGGGGCTGACCCAGGGGGCGCTGTTTCGTCACTTCCCGACCAAGGACGCCATCCTGCAGGCGGTGATGTCCTGGGTCACGGAACGCCTGCTGGCTCGGGTGGACAAGGCAGCAGAAGGCACTACGTCTCCGGTCGCAGCCCTTGAGGCGGTCTTCATGACGCATATCGACTTCGTGTCCGAGCACCCGGGTGTGCCGAGGATGCTCTTCGGCGAATTGCAGCGACCTGGAGAGACCCTGCCCAAGCGAATGGTGCAGACCTTGATTCAGCACTACGGCGAGCGGTTGCATCGCCTGCTCGAAGCCGGCAAGGCGCAGGGCGAACTGGATGCGGGACTGGATGTGGATGCCGCCGCCGTGTTGTTCATCGGCACGATCCAGGGACTGGTCATGCAGTCGCTGTTGGCGGGCAAGGTCTGTCGCATCCGCCGTGACGCACCAGCCGTGTTTGCCATCTATCGCCGTGGCATCGAAAGCAACACATGA
- the hlyD gene encoding secretion protein HlyD — MKTPNLLSRKTRWVVIAVVVLALGGALAFWLSRDHGQQDALRLYGNVDIREVQLAFRQPGRVMQMAFDEGDAVSAGARLATLDAQPYREALAAAQAQVQVAQAELAKLRRGLRPQEITQAREALRQAQALATETERNFQRQSGLLASGASSQRTVDAARTARDQAAAGVEAAKAALSQASEGFRKEDIAAAEARLAAAQAAAAQATTALADTELMAPSSGTVIARVREPGSMVTSQSAVYSLSLDKPVYVRAYVGESDLGRIAPGTVVRVKSDSSEKVYRGQIGFISPRAEFTPKTVETTDLRTDLVYRLRIVIDEADSDSALRQGMPVTIEVDAKAGTRIPAGER, encoded by the coding sequence ATGAAAACTCCAAACCTCCTTTCCAGAAAAACCCGTTGGGTCGTGATCGCCGTTGTCGTGCTCGCTCTTGGCGGCGCACTGGCGTTCTGGCTGTCGCGCGACCATGGACAACAAGATGCATTGCGCCTCTACGGCAACGTCGACATCCGCGAGGTGCAACTGGCCTTCCGTCAGCCCGGGCGCGTGATGCAAATGGCTTTCGATGAGGGCGATGCCGTCAGTGCCGGTGCGCGGCTGGCGACGCTCGACGCGCAGCCGTATCGGGAAGCCCTTGCGGCAGCGCAGGCCCAGGTGCAAGTGGCGCAGGCGGAACTGGCCAAGCTGCGCCGCGGCCTGCGACCGCAGGAAATCACCCAGGCGCGCGAAGCCCTCAGGCAGGCCCAGGCGCTCGCCACCGAGACCGAGCGCAATTTCCAGCGCCAGAGTGGCCTGCTGGCATCGGGCGCCAGCAGCCAGCGCACGGTCGATGCAGCCCGCACGGCGCGCGACCAGGCAGCCGCTGGCGTCGAAGCGGCCAAGGCGGCCCTGTCGCAAGCATCCGAAGGTTTTCGCAAGGAAGACATCGCCGCGGCAGAAGCTCGCCTTGCGGCCGCACAGGCTGCCGCAGCGCAAGCCACGACAGCCTTGGCGGACACCGAGTTGATGGCGCCCAGTAGCGGCACCGTCATCGCACGAGTGCGGGAGCCCGGCAGCATGGTCACAAGCCAGAGCGCGGTCTACAGCCTGAGCCTGGACAAGCCGGTTTACGTGCGCGCCTACGTGGGCGAGTCGGACTTGGGGCGCATCGCGCCCGGTACTGTGGTGCGCGTCAAAAGCGATTCATCAGAGAAGGTCTATCGCGGCCAGATCGGCTTCATCTCGCCGCGCGCCGAGTTCACCCCCAAGACGGTGGAGACGACGGATTTGCGCACGGATCTGGTCTACCGCCTGCGCATCGTCATCGACGAAGCCGACAGCGACAGTGCCTTGCGCCAGGGCATGCCGGTGACGATCGAGGTCGATGCGAAAGCCGGCACCCGTATCCCGGCGGGGGAGCGTTGA
- a CDS encoding ATP-binding cassette domain-containing protein has protein sequence MQASPAIAAVPAGAGEDAAVVIEGVDKHFGDIKALRGLSARIHYGRLTGLVGPDGAGKTTLMRILTGLLVPNAGHVTLAGYDVVKDNDAIHVASGYMPQRFGLYEDLSVMENMRLYAQLRGMDADRNADLFAELLDFTRLGPFTKRLAGKLSGGMKQKLGLACALMARPKVLLLDEPGVGVDPVSRQDLWRMVQALTDEGMAVVWSTAYLDEAERCESVLLLNQGQLLFDGPPQELTAQLEGRSFRLEDVGAERRAVLTQALDLPSVSDGVIQGAGVRVVLREGAQAEQLQALSDQARVELAQVPARFEDAFIDLLGGGPGGTSTLAERLPPVELGSDIAVVSCRNLTKRFGEFTATDNVSFEVQKGEIFGLLGPNGAGKSTTFKMLCGLLKPTAGEAHVVGHDLRRATGAAKSRLGYMAQKFSLYGLLSVQQNLEFSAGVYGLEGNTRRERIAEMIETFDLGDWLSATPDSLPLGHKQRLALACSLMHRPPVLFLDEPTSGVDPITRREFWTHINGLARKGVTIMVTTHFMDEAEYCDRVAMLSRAQLIALDTPDALKRSAVSPERPDPTMEDAFIHLVESADRELEAAT, from the coding sequence ATGCAGGCAAGCCCTGCTATCGCCGCCGTGCCTGCGGGTGCGGGCGAAGACGCTGCCGTCGTCATCGAGGGCGTGGACAAGCATTTCGGCGACATAAAGGCGCTGCGGGGCTTGAGCGCGCGCATCCACTATGGGCGGCTGACCGGTCTGGTCGGCCCCGACGGCGCTGGCAAGACGACGCTGATGCGGATTCTGACCGGCCTCCTGGTGCCGAACGCCGGCCACGTCACCTTGGCAGGCTATGACGTGGTCAAGGACAACGACGCCATTCACGTCGCCAGCGGCTACATGCCGCAACGCTTTGGACTGTACGAAGACCTGTCGGTGATGGAGAACATGCGCCTGTATGCGCAGTTGCGCGGCATGGATGCGGACCGCAACGCCGATCTGTTTGCCGAGCTGCTGGACTTCACGCGGCTCGGACCCTTCACCAAACGCCTGGCCGGCAAGCTCTCCGGCGGCATGAAGCAGAAGCTGGGCCTTGCCTGTGCGCTCATGGCGCGGCCGAAGGTGCTGCTGCTGGACGAGCCGGGCGTGGGTGTCGACCCGGTCAGCCGCCAGGACTTGTGGCGCATGGTGCAGGCGCTGACCGATGAAGGCATGGCCGTGGTCTGGTCCACCGCCTATCTCGACGAAGCCGAGCGCTGCGAGAGCGTGCTGCTGCTGAACCAAGGGCAGCTCCTGTTCGATGGCCCGCCGCAGGAGCTGACCGCACAGCTCGAAGGCCGCAGTTTCCGTCTGGAAGACGTCGGTGCCGAGCGCCGAGCGGTCCTGACCCAGGCACTCGACCTGCCCAGCGTGAGCGATGGCGTGATCCAGGGCGCCGGCGTGCGCGTGGTGTTGCGCGAGGGCGCTCAAGCGGAGCAGCTCCAGGCCCTGTCCGATCAGGCGCGAGTGGAGCTGGCGCAGGTGCCCGCGCGCTTCGAAGACGCCTTCATCGATCTGCTCGGTGGCGGCCCCGGCGGCACTTCGACGCTGGCCGAGCGTCTGCCGCCGGTTGAGCTGGGTTCCGACATTGCCGTCGTGTCGTGCCGAAACCTCACCAAGCGCTTCGGCGAGTTCACCGCCACCGACAACGTCAGCTTCGAGGTGCAAAAGGGCGAAATCTTCGGCCTGCTCGGCCCTAACGGCGCCGGCAAGTCCACCACCTTCAAGATGTTGTGCGGCCTGTTGAAACCAACTGCTGGCGAAGCGCATGTGGTGGGCCATGATCTGCGCCGCGCCACCGGCGCAGCCAAGAGCCGGCTCGGCTACATGGCGCAGAAGTTTTCGCTCTACGGCCTGCTCTCGGTGCAGCAGAACCTGGAATTCTCGGCCGGCGTCTACGGACTGGAAGGCAACACCCGGCGCGAGCGCATTGCCGAGATGATCGAAACCTTCGATCTGGGCGACTGGCTGTCCGCCACGCCCGATTCCCTGCCGCTGGGCCACAAGCAGCGCCTGGCATTGGCTTGTTCGCTGATGCACCGGCCGCCCGTGCTGTTTCTGGATGAACCCACTTCGGGCGTGGACCCGATCACCCGACGCGAATTCTGGACCCACATCAACGGACTGGCCCGCAAGGGCGTGACCATCATGGTCACCACCCACTTCATGGACGAGGCCGAATACTGCGACCGCGTGGCCATGCTCTCGCGTGCGCAACTGATTGCGCTGGATACGCCCGACGCGCTCAAACGTTCGGCGGTCAGCCCCGAACGACCCGACCCGACGATGGAGGACGCCTTCATTCACCTGGTGGAGTCGGCGGACCGCGAGCTGGAGGCCGCCACATGA
- a CDS encoding ABC transporter permease — protein sequence MNGTTKHKDGNGPQQTDLRHFDLRRLIALVTKESYQALRDPSTLLIAFVLPVVLLLLFAYAVSLDAKDVRVGVVLESPGAAAQELAAAFAGTKFLDAHFAHDRREVADQLVSGDLRGYVVIPQDFEQRLAQRGSEPLVQIVTDGSYPNTANYVENYARGVVQSWRAGLDVGAPAQAVMLEPRYWFNPELESRRALIPGAIAIVMTIIGTMLTALVVAREWERGTMEAVLSTPASVAEILIGKLLPYFVLGMLSTLGAAALAVFVFGVPMRGSLAALLLLSAVFMVPALGQGLLISSLARNQFLAAQIALFTGFLPAFMLSGFLYEIDAMPAPIRAITLVVPARYFVDSLKTVFLAGDIWAVFLPNLAAMAAIGGLFFVIAKRATRKNLE from the coding sequence ATGAACGGCACCACAAAGCACAAGGACGGGAATGGACCACAGCAGACCGACCTGCGCCATTTTGATCTGCGGCGCTTGATCGCCCTGGTCACCAAGGAAAGCTACCAGGCGCTGCGCGACCCCTCGACGCTGCTGATCGCGTTCGTGCTGCCGGTGGTGTTGCTGCTGCTGTTCGCCTATGCGGTGTCGCTGGATGCGAAGGATGTCCGCGTCGGCGTGGTGCTGGAGTCGCCCGGCGCTGCAGCGCAGGAGCTTGCGGCGGCCTTTGCCGGCACAAAGTTCCTGGATGCCCACTTCGCCCATGACCGGCGCGAAGTGGCCGACCAGCTGGTCTCAGGCGACCTGCGCGGCTACGTGGTGATCCCGCAGGATTTCGAGCAGCGGCTGGCCCAGCGTGGCAGCGAGCCGCTGGTGCAGATCGTCACCGACGGCTCCTACCCCAATACCGCCAACTACGTCGAGAACTACGCCCGCGGCGTGGTCCAGTCCTGGCGTGCCGGACTGGACGTCGGAGCACCAGCGCAGGCCGTCATGCTGGAACCGCGCTACTGGTTCAACCCCGAGCTGGAAAGCCGCCGCGCACTGATTCCCGGTGCCATCGCCATCGTCATGACCATCATCGGCACCATGCTGACTGCACTGGTGGTGGCGCGTGAATGGGAGCGCGGCACCATGGAGGCGGTGCTGTCCACGCCGGCCTCGGTGGCCGAAATCCTGATCGGCAAGCTGCTGCCGTACTTCGTGCTCGGCATGCTGTCCACGCTGGGTGCGGCGGCGCTGGCGGTGTTCGTGTTCGGGGTCCCGATGCGGGGCTCGCTGGCGGCGCTGCTGCTGCTGTCGGCGGTGTTCATGGTGCCGGCGCTGGGTCAGGGTCTGCTGATTTCCTCCTTGGCACGCAACCAGTTCCTGGCAGCGCAGATTGCGCTGTTCACGGGCTTCCTGCCGGCCTTCATGTTGTCGGGCTTTCTGTACGAGATCGACGCCATGCCGGCACCGATCCGCGCCATCACCTTGGTGGTTCCGGCGCGCTACTTCGTCGATTCGCTGAAGACGGTGTTCCTGGCCGGCGACATCTGGGCCGTGTTCCTGCCCAACCTGGCGGCCATGGCGGCGATCGGGGGGCTGTTCTTCGTGATCGCCAAGCGCGCCACGCGCAAGAACCTGGAGTGA